CAGTACCAGACCGCCAACGCGATTCCGCTGGCCGCGCAGAACGAGGGCGGGCTGGCCGGCATCGGCGCGAGCCTCGGTGCCGGCCTCACGATGGGGCAGGTGATGACCGAGGCGATGCGCAACGCACAGGCCGGTGCGCCGGCTGCGCCCGCGGCAGCGACCGATGCGCCCGAGGTCCGTCTGGGCAAGCTGAAGTCCTTGCTCGACGGCGGGCTCATCACGCAGGCCGACTATGACACGGCCAAGGCCGAAGTGATCAAGCAGATCACCGGCGGCTGAACGTCCGCATGGCGATGTATCAGGTGGCCTGCCCCGGCTGCGGGGCACCGGTCGAGTTCCGTTCGGCCGCTTCGCGCATGGCAGTGTGCGGCTATTGCCGCACCACGCTGCTGCGCGACGCCGACGCGGTGCGCGACATCGGCAAGCAGGCGGCGCTGATCGAAGACCACTCGCCGGTGCAGATCATGACCAGCGGCCAGTACGCCGGTCAGGGTTTCACCGTGGTCGGCCGCATCCAGCTGCGCTACGAGCACGGCGTGTGGAACGAGTGGTATCTGCTGTTCGACGACGGCAGCAGTGGCTGGCTGGGCGATTTCGCCGGTCAGTTCGTCATTGCGCGGCCGGACGGCGATGCGGTGGGGCCACCGCTGTTCGACAAGGTCGAGCCGGGCAACCGCTGGTCGCACGGGGGCACCTTCTGGCATGCGTCCGACATCCGCAAGGCGGAGTGCGTCGCGGCCGAGGGCGAACTGCCGTTTCCGGTCGATGCGCGCTGGGTGGCGCGAGTGATCGACTACCGCCATCGCGACGAATTTCTGACGCTGGACTATTCCGATCTGCCGCCGGTCTGCTACCGCGGGCGTGCCGTGTCGCTGGCCGGTCTGTACGCCCAGCGTCTGCGTGATGTGGACGCCGTCGCGGCGCGCGCAGGGCGGCTGCAGGGCGGTGTGGCCACGCTCATTTGCCCGGCCTGTGGCGCGCCGGCCGCGGTGGTGCCCGGTGCTACCCAGCACCTCACCTGTCCGTCCTGCCGGTCGCAGATTTCGCTGGCGGCCGGTCAGGCCGAAGTGATCAGCCGTCAGGCGGCGGACGAACGCGCGGTCAGCGCCACCCTGCAGGCGGGCGAAACGCTGACCATCGAAGGTCTGGCCTGGCGGGTGATGGGCTGGCTGCGCTGCGGCGTGCCGGCCGACGCGTCTGAACCGGAGTGGTTCGAATACCTGCTGTACGCGCCGCAGGCCGGATTCTCCTGGCTGGTGGAAACCCGCCAGGGCTGGCAGCGCGCCCGCGTACTGAACGCCTGGCCCGAGAGCTTCACCGCCACCGCGGCGACGCTGGGCGGCAAGGCCTTTGTGCGTCGCTACCTCTATGTGGCGG
The window above is part of the Methyloversatilis discipulorum genome. Proteins encoded here:
- a CDS encoding DUF4178 domain-containing protein yields the protein MAMYQVACPGCGAPVEFRSAASRMAVCGYCRTTLLRDADAVRDIGKQAALIEDHSPVQIMTSGQYAGQGFTVVGRIQLRYEHGVWNEWYLLFDDGSSGWLGDFAGQFVIARPDGDAVGPPLFDKVEPGNRWSHGGTFWHASDIRKAECVAAEGELPFPVDARWVARVIDYRHRDEFLTLDYSDLPPVCYRGRAVSLAGLYAQRLRDVDAVAARAGRLQGGVATLICPACGAPAAVVPGATQHLTCPSCRSQISLAAGQAEVISRQAADERAVSATLQAGETLTIEGLAWRVMGWLRCGVPADASEPEWFEYLLYAPQAGFSWLVETRQGWQRARVLNAWPESFTATAATLGGKAFVRRYLYVAEVRQVVGAFPWRAHAGDRTEIGEYVQGDRVLNLERSEHEMGWSLAEPVSLDQVASWAGRRLASIAPAPAGLNTEKPMLLDAAGKATLKPLAWTFTGLIGLLNLRYILPFNFDALVVTGIALYLLWLPLTVKEFD